GAGCGGTCCCTCACCAGACACAGTCTCCACTTCTGCGTTCGGTCTCTGCAAGCCGAGCGCATCGGCGTCTTTGCCGGAAATCCGGTACAAACCTCCCGACGCATGCACCGTGTAGGTCCCGCCGAGCGTTTGTGTGATATCCACGGGTGTTCCGGCCGGCAGCGTGGTAGAGTGGCCGGCCGGAATCTGGACCGCTTCGCAATCACGGGTCAATTCCACCGAGGTCACGTTTTGCATGAGAACAGTCTAGCTCAAAACGCGGGATGGAAAAGCAGGAAAAGCTTTTCCCGGTCCTGAATTTTCAACTTAAATTCATCCCATGCGAGACCGGGTGTGGCAACGGGCGATCGAAACCAGCGCGGACCCGCCGCGGGCGAAGCATGGCTTTGAACGGCTCAAGGACACCCGGGCTGCAGCCGAATTGAAAAAGGCATCACCCGAACAGGCGCGGATTCTCGCCGCCTTGTTCAGCGGCTCGGAGGTCCTGGGTGAATCGTTGCTCAAGCACCCGGAGTGGCTTCCTCAAGCGCTCGACGCGAAGCTGCTGCTTTGCCCCCGGCAGGACCGGGGCTTGCGGCGCGAAGTAAACGCCTGGCTGAAACCATTCCTCGACTCCCGCGATCATTCCGCCGCCCTCGCCGCGTTGCGCCTTTTCAAACAGCGTGAAATGCTCCGCATCGCCGCGCGCGACCTTGCCCGGCTGGGTGACGTCACGGAAATCACGCTGGAGATTTCCGACGTGGCTGACATCTGCCTGGATGTCGTCCATCAGATCTGTCGTCGGGAATTCGCCGGACGCTTCGGCGAGCCCTATCACCTCGACGCCGGTGAACGCTGGCGACCAACGGAATTTTGTGTTCTCGGCATGGGCAAGCTTGGCGGCCGGGAGCTGAACTACAGTTCCGATGTCGATTTGATTTTTGTGTACACAGAGGAAGGCCACGTTTTCAAGGAACCGCCGACGAGCGCGCAACAGATCGGCAAAGGCCTGACCAATCATCAGTTTTTCAAGCGGCTTATCGAAGCGTTCGTCGCCGAGGTCACTCGCCTGACGACGGAAGGCGCCCTGTTCCGCATCGACCTGCGCCTGCGTCCCGAAGGCGATGCCGGGCCCCTCGCCCGCTCGCTCGACGGCTACGAGAATTATTATTCGCAATGGGGCCAGACGTGGGAGCGCATGATGCTCATCAAAGCGCGCCGGGTGGCCGGTGATGAATCGCTCGCCTCGGAATTCCTGGAAACAGTCCAGCCTTTCCGCTACCCGCGCGCCCTCGGCGAACGCGTCTTGCGCGAGATCTCAGACACCAAACAGCGCATCGAGAACGAGATTGTCAAGGCGGGGGAAATTGACCGCAACGTGAAACTCGGGCGCGGCGGCATCCGCGAAATCGAGTTTGTCGCCCAGGCTCTGCAATTGTTGAATGCCGGGCGCATTCCGTTTCTGCAAAATCCACAGACACTGCCGACACTTGAAAAACTCGTGCAATACCGTTTTTTGCCGGAAGCCGACGCCAGAAAGCTCGGCGAGGCCTATCGCTTTCTCCGCGACGTGGAGCACCGGTTGCAAATGGAAAACAATCTGCAAACGCATACGATCCCTTCCGAACGCCGGGCACGCCAGCGCCTCGCCGCGCTCATGGGGTTCGATTCGCTGCGCGCCTTTGAGTCCGCCCTGCGGGAACACACCCGCGGCGTGCGCGCGATTTTCGACGGGCTCCTCAAATCCGAACGGCCCGCGTTCGACCGCCGGTTGCCGCGCGATTTTGCCGGACATGCGGCTGAATGGAAAACACTTTTGAACGAACATTCGTTCA
The sequence above is drawn from the Candidatus Angelobacter sp. genome and encodes:
- a CDS encoding iron-sulfur cluster assembly protein translates to MQNVTSVELTRDCEAVQIPAGHSTTLPAGTPVDITQTLGGTYTVHASGGLYRISGKDADALGLQRPNAEVETVSGEGPLSQETLEKMVWDTLKTCYDPEIPVNIVDLGLVYDMQLEAQPDGRHKVSVKMTLTAPGCGMGSAIAG
- the glnE gene encoding bifunctional [glutamate--ammonia ligase]-adenylyl-L-tyrosine phosphorylase/[glutamate--ammonia-ligase] adenylyltransferase, which encodes MRDRVWQRAIETSADPPRAKHGFERLKDTRAAAELKKASPEQARILAALFSGSEVLGESLLKHPEWLPQALDAKLLLCPRQDRGLRREVNAWLKPFLDSRDHSAALAALRLFKQREMLRIAARDLARLGDVTEITLEISDVADICLDVVHQICRREFAGRFGEPYHLDAGERWRPTEFCVLGMGKLGGRELNYSSDVDLIFVYTEEGHVFKEPPTSAQQIGKGLTNHQFFKRLIEAFVAEVTRLTTEGALFRIDLRLRPEGDAGPLARSLDGYENYYSQWGQTWERMMLIKARRVAGDESLASEFLETVQPFRYPRALGERVLREISDTKQRIENEIVKAGEIDRNVKLGRGGIREIEFVAQALQLLNAGRIPFLQNPQTLPTLEKLVQYRFLPEADARKLGEAYRFLRDVEHRLQMENNLQTHTIPSERRARQRLAALMGFDSLRAFESALREHTRGVRAIFDGLLKSERPAFDRRLPRDFAGHAAEWKTLLNEHSFKDVEKSFSLLETFAAGPGYVHVSPRTTDLAMQLAQKLFSLCPTKDSSGNVAMPKNALSDPDRVLARLDSYITAYGTRAMLYETWTSNPSLFELLLLLFDRSEFLAETAIRTPDLVDDLEVSGFLRRRKAAPEILEDLRHGHADKDQRLWLRRYHQSELMRIGLRDILGLAEFELNLAELSALADACLQYALEVVLRKNKFKSAPFAIIGLGKLGGAELNYGSDLDIIFVADPKTKNLPALQRLAAEILGLLSSPTELGVAFPTDARLRPDGEKGLLVNTLDAYEAYYRRRAMLWEIQCLTRARPIAGDTKTGERFQKLAATLTNFGQPDLPLTAYRPDWKKEICGMRARIEKERTPPGKESLAIKTGAGGLVDAEFIAQTLCLAHGWQEPNTLRALQFAREKNALPAAAADSLIENYRKLLRIEGVLRRWSFAGETVLPDEPEPLYRVAVRCGFPDASDFMNAVNEYRKAIRSVYNSVMS